From a single Lolium rigidum isolate FL_2022 chromosome 7, APGP_CSIRO_Lrig_0.1, whole genome shotgun sequence genomic region:
- the LOC124678336 gene encoding uncharacterized protein LOC124678336, whose product MTRSGGGSGRQQPETASAAMPVPGPCASTHRALAECHRRASRGPLQPEVLCRHLNRALAECVVTMCCPDQTEAVRTLCGSSGTALKRTQCERARIDLSLCLEAHQEE is encoded by the coding sequence ATgaccaggagcggcggcggcagcgggaggcAACAACCCGAGACCGCTTCTGCGGCCATGCCCGTTCCGGGGCCCTGCGCCTCGACCCATCGGGCGCTCGCCGAGTGCCACCGACGCGCCTCCCGCGGCCCGCTGCAGCCGGAGGTGCTGTGCCGGCACCTCAACCGGGCCCTGGCCGAGTGCGTGGTGACCATGTGCTGCCCCGACCAGACCGAGGCCGTGCGCACGCTCTGCGGCAGCTCCGGCACCGCGCTCAAGCGCACCCAGTGCGAGCGCGCGCGCATCGACCTTTCCCTCTGCCTCGAGGCTCATCAAGAAGAATGA
- the LOC124675924 gene encoding cytochrome c6, chloroplastic-like, giving the protein MHQLPLAARPPAPRPHSFQRRAACRCSLKQASASLAVAVRQCAAAPLLAATLLLGAAACPDFPAATPPAFAQSRGAALFQKACIGCHDTGGNILQPGATLSMKDLERNGVATEEEIYNITYYGKGRMPGYGEKCTPRGQCTFGPRLPEEDIKMLAAFVKSQAENGWPKIDSDVE; this is encoded by the exons ATGCACCAGCTTCCTCTGGCCGcacggccgccggcgccgcggccTCACAGTTTTCAGAGGAGGGCAGCCTGCCGCTGCAGCCTGAAGCAGGCGTCTGCTTCTCTCGCAGTGGCCGTGAGACAGTGCGCCGCcgcgccactcttggccgcaacgCTCCTCCTCGGCGCCGCTGCGTGTCCGGACTTCCCTGCCGCCACTCCTCCAG CATTTGCACAATCACGAGGCGCGGCGCTGTTCCAGAAGGCGTGCATCGGGTGCCACGATACCGGAGGGAACATCCTACAGCCA GGAGCCACCCTCTCCATGAAGGATCTTGAGAG AAATGGAGTTGCCACGGAGGAAGAGATATACAACATCACGTACTACGGGAAGGGGAGGATgccg GGTTATGGAGAGAAATGCACCCCGAGAGGGCAGTGCACCTTTGGGCCCCGGCTACCTGAAGAAGATATCAAGATGCTGGCAGCGTTTGTCAAATCACAAGCCGAGAACGGGTGGCCAAAGATCGACAGCGATGTCGAGTGA